One genomic window of Brienomyrus brachyistius isolate T26 chromosome 16, BBRACH_0.4, whole genome shotgun sequence includes the following:
- the LOC125710092 gene encoding elastin-like isoform X25, whose amino-acid sequence MAVHEGVLVLLLLLGCSCEAQLKSGFLVKTPQVAAVYQNGLGAPQVVAAGYQVGAGAPQVSSTGFQVGVGAPQVASTGYQVGVGAPQVASTGFQVGVGAPQVASTGFQVGVGAPQVASTGYQAGVGATKLGATGYQVGVGATKLGATGYQVGVGATKLGATGYQVGVGAPQVASTGFLVGAGATKVGATGYQVGVGAPQVGPAGFQVGVGAPQVASTGFQVGVGAPQVASTGFLVGAGATKVGATGYQVGVGAPQVASTGYQVGVGAPQVASTGFQVGAGAPQVASTGFQVGVGAPQVASTGFQAGVGGTKVGATGYQVGVGAPQVSSTGYQVGVGAPQVASTGFQVGVGAPQVGATGFQVGVGGTGYQVGVGAPQVASTGFQVGVGAPQVASTGYQVGVGAPQVASTGFQVGVGAPQVASTGYQVGVGATKFGATGYQAGVGAPQVASTGFQVGVGAPQVASTGFQVGVGAPQVASTGFQAGVGAPQVSSTNFQVGVGATKVGATGFQVGVGAPQVASTGFLVGAGATKVGVTGYLSKQAAPALVKSVTGMQVNPDSVRVVCGEDSVMVDVLQDLLAIGQLINASDITLGGCAPTGQDASGTVRLQSVLQACGSTLMMTADALVYSFALIYTPRGINGLPIVRTNGAVVGIECHYLRKQNVSSNALVPTWIPYYATMAAEAQLSFSLRLMDDAWQNERASNVYFLGSVLNIEASVLVGNSQPLRVFVDSCVATLVPDVTSVPSYAFVQNSGCLTDAKVTGSRSQFLPRKQDDKLQLQLDAFRFSQDGRSSLYITCSLRATVASVPVDSQHKACSFPLAANRWMSVDGNDQVCGCCDTSCGLAGVAGAQGTGVLGPIAIQQGPPTASQPGQLYILKG is encoded by the exons ATGGCAGTGCATGAGGGGGTATTAGTGCTGCTTCTTCTTTTAGGTTGCAGCTGTGAAGCTCAACTGAAGTCTGGGTTTCTTGTGAAGACCCCTCAAGTGGCTGCAGTTTATCAAAATGGAttaggtgctccccaggtggtggcagctggctatcaggttggcgcaggggctccccaggtgtcttcgaccggcttccaggttggcgtaggggctccccaggtggcttcgaccggctatcaggttggcgtaggggctccccaggtggcttcgaccggcttccaggttggcgtaggggctccccaggtggcttcgaccggcttccaggttggcgtaggggctccccaggtggcttcgaccggctatcaggCTGGCGTAGGGGCAACCAAGTTGGgggcgaccggctatcaggttggcgtaggggcaaCCAAGTTGGgggcgaccggctatcaggttggcgtaggggcaaCCAAGTTGGgggcgaccggctatcag gttggcgtaggggctccccaggtggcttcgaccggctTCCTGGTTGGCGCAGGGGCTACCAAGGTGGgggcgaccggctatcaggttggtgtaggggctccccaggtggggccggccggcttccaggttggcgtaggggctccccaggtggcttcgaccggcttccaggttggcgtaggggctccccaggtggcttcgaccggctTCCTGGTTGGCGCAGGGGCTACCAAGGTGGgggcgaccggctatcaggttggcgtaggggctccccag gtggcttcgaccggctatcaggttggcgtaggggctccccaggtggcttcgaccggcttccaggttggcgcaggggctccccaggtggcttcgaccggcttccaggttggcgtaggggctccccaggtggcttcgaccggctTCCAGGCTGGCGTAGGGGGTACCAAGGTGGgggcgaccggctatcag gttggcgtaggggctccccaggtgtcttcgactggctatcaggttggcgtaggggctccccaggtggcttcgactggcttccaggttggcgtaggggctccccaggtgggggcgaccggcttccaggttggcgtgggggggaccggctatcaggttggcgtaggggctccccag gtggcttcgaccggcttccaggttggcgtaggggctccccaggtggcttcgaccggctatcaggttggcgtaggggctccccaggtggcttcgaccggcttccaggttggcgtaggggctccccaggtggcttcgaccggctatcag gttggcgtaggggcaaCCAAGTTTGgggcgaccggctatcag gctggcgtaggggctccccaggtggcttcgaccggcttccaggttggcgtaggggctccccaggtggcttcgaccggcttccaggttggcgtaggggctccccaggtggcttcgaccggcttccag gctggcgtaggggctccccaggtgtcttcgaccaacttccaggttggcgtaggggctaccAAGGTGGGGgcgaccggcttccaggttggcgtaggggctccccaggtggcttcgaccggctTCCTGGTTGGCGCAGGGGCTACCAAGGTGGGGGTGACCGGCTATCTGAGCAAGCAAGCTGCTCCTGCTCTGGTTAAATCTGTGACTGGAATGCAAGTGAACCCTGATAGtgtgagggttgtatgtggggaGGATTCGGTTATGGTGGATGTGCTACAGGACCTTCTAGCTATTGGCCAGCTGATCAATGCTTCAGACATCACCCTTGGTGGTTGTGCACCCACTGGGCAGGATGCTTCTGGCACAGTGAGGCTTCAGTCTGTGCTGCAGGCCTGTGGAAGTACACTGATG ATGACTGCTGATGCCCTGGTCTATAGCTTTGCATTGATCTACACCCCCAGGGGTATTAATGGCCTccccattgtgaggaccaatggTGCTGTGGTTGGCATTGAGTGTCACTATTTGAG GAAGCAGAATGTGAGCAGCAATGCCCTGGTGCCAACCTGGATCCCCTACTATGCTACAATGGCGGCTGAGGCACAACTGAGTTTCTCACTGAGGCTGATGGATG ATGCATGGCAGAATGAGAGGGCCTCCAATGTGTACTTCCTGGGAAGTGTCCTGAACATTGAAGCCTCTGTCCTCGTGGGCAACAGTCAGCCCCTGCGTGTCTTTGTGGACAGCTGTGTGGCCACCTTGGTCCCTGATGTGACCTCTGTCCCTAGCTATGCCTTTGTGCAGAACTCTGG GTGCCTGACTGATGCCAAGGTGACAGGATCCCGCTCCCAGTTCCTGCCCAGAAAGCAGGATGACAAGCTGCAGCTTCAGCTGGATGCTTTCAGGTTCTCTCAGGATGGCAGGAGCTCA CTGTACATTACTTGCAGCCTGAGAGCAACAGTGGCTTCTGTGCCTGTGGATTCCCAACACAAGGCTTGTTCCTTCCCTCTTGCCGCCAACAG GTGGATGTCTGTGGATGGGAATGAccaggtgtgtggctgctgtGACACCAGCTGTGGGCTTGCAGGTGTAGCAG GTGCTCAAGGCACAGGTGTTCTGGGCCCCATTGCTATCCAACAGGGTCCTCCCACGGCTAGTCAGCCTGGACAGCTGTATATTCTGAAGGGATAG
- the LOC125710092 gene encoding elastin-like isoform X32 produces MAVHEGVLVLLLLLGCSCEAQLKSGFLVKTPQVAAVYQNGLGAPQVVAAGYQVGAGAPQVSSTGFQVGVGAPQVASTGYQVGVGAPQVASTGFQVGVGAPQVASTGFQVGVGAPQVASTGYQAGVGATKLGATGYQVGVGATKLGATGYQVGVGATKLGATGYQVGVGAPQVASTGFLVGAGATKVGATGYQVGVGAPQVGPAGFQVGVGAPQVASTGFQVGVGAPQVASTGFLVGAGATKVGATGYQVGVGAPQVASTGYQVGVGAPQVASTGFQVGAGAPQVASTGFQVGVGAPQVASTGFQAGVGGTKVGATGYQVGVGAPQVSSTGYQVGVGAPQVASTGFQVGVGAPQVASTGFQVGVGAPQVASTGYQVGVGAPQVASTGYQVGVGATKLGATGYQVGAGAPQVASTGFQVGAGAPQVASTGFQAGVGAPQVASTGFQVGVGAPQVASTGFQVGVGAPQVASTGFQAGVGAPQVSSTNFQVGVGATKVGATGFQVGVGAPQVASTGFLVGAGATKVGVTGYLSKQAAPALVKSVTGMQVNPDSVRVVCGEDSVMVDVLQDLLAIGQLINASDITLGGCAPTGQDASGTVRLQSVLQACGSTLMMTADALVYSFALIYTPRGINGLPIVRTNGAVVGIECHYLRKQNVSSNALVPTWIPYYATMAAEAQLSFSLRLMDDAWQNERASNVYFLGSVLNIEASVLVGNSQPLRVFVDSCVATLVPDVTSVPSYAFVQNSGCLTDAKVTGSRSQFLPRKQDDKLQLQLDAFRFSQDGRSSLYITCSLRATVASVPVDSQHKACSFPLAANRWMSVDGNDQVCGCCDTSCGLAGVAGAQGTGVLGPIAIQQGPPTASQPGQLYILKG; encoded by the exons ATGGCAGTGCATGAGGGGGTATTAGTGCTGCTTCTTCTTTTAGGTTGCAGCTGTGAAGCTCAACTGAAGTCTGGGTTTCTTGTGAAGACCCCTCAAGTGGCTGCAGTTTATCAAAATGGAttaggtgctccccaggtggtggcagctggctatcaggttggcgcaggggctccccaggtgtcttcgaccggcttccaggttggcgtaggggctccccaggtggcttcgaccggctatcaggttggcgtaggggctccccaggtggcttcgaccggcttccaggttggcgtaggggctccccaggtggcttcgaccggcttccaggttggcgtaggggctccccaggtggcttcgaccggctatcaggCTGGCGTAGGGGCAACCAAGTTGGgggcgaccggctatcaggttggcgtaggggcaaCCAAGTTGGgggcgaccggctatcaggttggcgtaggggcaaCCAAGTTGGgggcgaccggctatcag gttggcgtaggggctccccaggtggcttcgaccggctTCCTGGTTGGCGCAGGGGCTACCAAGGTGGgggcgaccggctatcaggttggtgtaggggctccccaggtggggccggccggcttccaggttggcgtaggggctccccaggtggcttcgaccggcttccaggttggcgtaggggctccccaggtggcttcgaccggctTCCTGGTTGGCGCAGGGGCTACCAAGGTGGgggcgaccggctatcaggttggcgtaggggctccccag gtggcttcgaccggctatcaggttggcgtaggggctccccaggtggcttcgaccggcttccaggttggcgcaggggctccccaggtggcttcgaccggcttccaggttggcgtaggggctccccaggtggcttcgaccggctTCCAGGCTGGCGTAGGGGGTACCAAGGTGGgggcgaccggctatcag gttggcgtaggggctccccaggtgtcttcgactggctatcaggttggcgtaggggctccccaggtggcttcgactggcttccaggttggcgtaggggctccccag gtggcttcgaccggcttccaggttggcgtaggggctccccaggtggcttcgaccggctatcag gttggcgtaggggctccccaggtggcttcgaccggctatcaggttggcgtaggggcaaCCAAGTTGGgggcgaccggctatcaggttggcgcaggggctccccaggtggcttcgaccggcttccag gttggcgcaggggctccccaggtggcttcgaccggcttccaggctggcgtaggggctccccaggtggcttcgaccggcttccaggttggcgtaggggctccccaggtggcttcgaccggcttccaggttggcgtaggggctccccaggtggcttcgaccggcttccag gctggcgtaggggctccccaggtgtcttcgaccaacttccaggttggcgtaggggctaccAAGGTGGGGgcgaccggcttccaggttggcgtaggggctccccaggtggcttcgaccggctTCCTGGTTGGCGCAGGGGCTACCAAGGTGGGGGTGACCGGCTATCTGAGCAAGCAAGCTGCTCCTGCTCTGGTTAAATCTGTGACTGGAATGCAAGTGAACCCTGATAGtgtgagggttgtatgtggggaGGATTCGGTTATGGTGGATGTGCTACAGGACCTTCTAGCTATTGGCCAGCTGATCAATGCTTCAGACATCACCCTTGGTGGTTGTGCACCCACTGGGCAGGATGCTTCTGGCACAGTGAGGCTTCAGTCTGTGCTGCAGGCCTGTGGAAGTACACTGATG ATGACTGCTGATGCCCTGGTCTATAGCTTTGCATTGATCTACACCCCCAGGGGTATTAATGGCCTccccattgtgaggaccaatggTGCTGTGGTTGGCATTGAGTGTCACTATTTGAG GAAGCAGAATGTGAGCAGCAATGCCCTGGTGCCAACCTGGATCCCCTACTATGCTACAATGGCGGCTGAGGCACAACTGAGTTTCTCACTGAGGCTGATGGATG ATGCATGGCAGAATGAGAGGGCCTCCAATGTGTACTTCCTGGGAAGTGTCCTGAACATTGAAGCCTCTGTCCTCGTGGGCAACAGTCAGCCCCTGCGTGTCTTTGTGGACAGCTGTGTGGCCACCTTGGTCCCTGATGTGACCTCTGTCCCTAGCTATGCCTTTGTGCAGAACTCTGG GTGCCTGACTGATGCCAAGGTGACAGGATCCCGCTCCCAGTTCCTGCCCAGAAAGCAGGATGACAAGCTGCAGCTTCAGCTGGATGCTTTCAGGTTCTCTCAGGATGGCAGGAGCTCA CTGTACATTACTTGCAGCCTGAGAGCAACAGTGGCTTCTGTGCCTGTGGATTCCCAACACAAGGCTTGTTCCTTCCCTCTTGCCGCCAACAG GTGGATGTCTGTGGATGGGAATGAccaggtgtgtggctgctgtGACACCAGCTGTGGGCTTGCAGGTGTAGCAG GTGCTCAAGGCACAGGTGTTCTGGGCCCCATTGCTATCCAACAGGGTCCTCCCACGGCTAGTCAGCCTGGACAGCTGTATATTCTGAAGGGATAG
- the LOC125710092 gene encoding elastin-like isoform X40 — MAVHEGVLVLLLLLGCSCEAQLKSGFLVKTPQVAAVYQNGLGAPQVVAAGYQVGAGAPQVSSTGFQVGVGAPQVASTGYQVGVGAPQVASTGFQVGVGAPQVASTGFQVGVGAPQVASTGYQAGVGATKLGATGYQVGVGATKLGATGYQVGVGATKLGATGYQVGVGAPQVASTGFLVGAGATKVGATGYQVGVGAPQVGPAGFQVGVGAPQVASTGFQVGVGAPQVASTGFLVGAGATKVGATGYQVGVGAPQVASTGYQVGVGAPQVASTGFQVGAGAPQVASTGFQVGVGAPQVASTGFQAGVGGTKVGATGYQVGVGAPQVSSTGYQVGVGAPQVASTGFQVGVGAPQVGATGFQVGVGGTGYQVGVGAPQVASTGFQVGVGAPQVASTGYQVGVGAPQVASTGFQVGVGATKLGATGYQVGVGAPQVASTGFQVGVGATKVGATGFQVGVGAPQVASTGFLVGAGATKVGVTGYLSKQAAPALVKSVTGMQVNPDSVRVVCGEDSVMVDVLQDLLAIGQLINASDITLGGCAPTGQDASGTVRLQSVLQACGSTLMMTADALVYSFALIYTPRGINGLPIVRTNGAVVGIECHYLRKQNVSSNALVPTWIPYYATMAAEAQLSFSLRLMDDAWQNERASNVYFLGSVLNIEASVLVGNSQPLRVFVDSCVATLVPDVTSVPSYAFVQNSGCLTDAKVTGSRSQFLPRKQDDKLQLQLDAFRFSQDGRSSLYITCSLRATVASVPVDSQHKACSFPLAANRWMSVDGNDQVCGCCDTSCGLAGVAGAQGTGVLGPIAIQQGPPTASQPGQLYILKG; from the exons ATGGCAGTGCATGAGGGGGTATTAGTGCTGCTTCTTCTTTTAGGTTGCAGCTGTGAAGCTCAACTGAAGTCTGGGTTTCTTGTGAAGACCCCTCAAGTGGCTGCAGTTTATCAAAATGGAttaggtgctccccaggtggtggcagctggctatcaggttggcgcaggggctccccaggtgtcttcgaccggcttccaggttggcgtaggggctccccaggtggcttcgaccggctatcaggttggcgtaggggctccccaggtggcttcgaccggcttccaggttggcgtaggggctccccaggtggcttcgaccggcttccaggttggcgtaggggctccccaggtggcttcgaccggctatcaggCTGGCGTAGGGGCAACCAAGTTGGgggcgaccggctatcaggttggcgtaggggcaaCCAAGTTGGgggcgaccggctatcaggttggcgtaggggcaaCCAAGTTGGgggcgaccggctatcag gttggcgtaggggctccccaggtggcttcgaccggctTCCTGGTTGGCGCAGGGGCTACCAAGGTGGgggcgaccggctatcaggttggtgtaggggctccccaggtggggccggccggcttccaggttggcgtaggggctccccaggtggcttcgaccggcttccaggttggcgtaggggctccccaggtggcttcgaccggctTCCTGGTTGGCGCAGGGGCTACCAAGGTGGgggcgaccggctatcaggttggcgtaggggctccccag gtggcttcgaccggctatcaggttggcgtaggggctccccaggtggcttcgaccggcttccaggttggcgcaggggctccccaggtggcttcgaccggcttccaggttggcgtaggggctccccaggtggcttcgaccggctTCCAGGCTGGCGTAGGGGGTACCAAGGTGGgggcgaccggctatcag gttggcgtaggggctccccaggtgtcttcgactggctatcaggttggcgtaggggctccccaggtggcttcgactggcttccaggttggcgtaggggctccccaggtgggggcgaccggcttccaggttggcgtgggggggaccggctatcaggttggcgtaggggctccccag gtggcttcgaccggcttccaggttggcgtaggggctccccaggtggcttcgaccggctatcaggttggcgtaggggctccccaggtggcttcgaccggcttccag gttggcgtaggggcaaCCAAGTTGGgggcgaccggctatcag gttggcgtaggggctccccaggtggcttcgaccggcttccag gttggcgtaggggctaccAAGGTGGGGgcgaccggcttccaggttggcgtaggggctccccaggtggcttcgaccggctTCCTGGTTGGCGCAGGGGCTACCAAGGTGGGGGTGACCGGCTATCTGAGCAAGCAAGCTGCTCCTGCTCTGGTTAAATCTGTGACTGGAATGCAAGTGAACCCTGATAGtgtgagggttgtatgtggggaGGATTCGGTTATGGTGGATGTGCTACAGGACCTTCTAGCTATTGGCCAGCTGATCAATGCTTCAGACATCACCCTTGGTGGTTGTGCACCCACTGGGCAGGATGCTTCTGGCACAGTGAGGCTTCAGTCTGTGCTGCAGGCCTGTGGAAGTACACTGATG ATGACTGCTGATGCCCTGGTCTATAGCTTTGCATTGATCTACACCCCCAGGGGTATTAATGGCCTccccattgtgaggaccaatggTGCTGTGGTTGGCATTGAGTGTCACTATTTGAG GAAGCAGAATGTGAGCAGCAATGCCCTGGTGCCAACCTGGATCCCCTACTATGCTACAATGGCGGCTGAGGCACAACTGAGTTTCTCACTGAGGCTGATGGATG ATGCATGGCAGAATGAGAGGGCCTCCAATGTGTACTTCCTGGGAAGTGTCCTGAACATTGAAGCCTCTGTCCTCGTGGGCAACAGTCAGCCCCTGCGTGTCTTTGTGGACAGCTGTGTGGCCACCTTGGTCCCTGATGTGACCTCTGTCCCTAGCTATGCCTTTGTGCAGAACTCTGG GTGCCTGACTGATGCCAAGGTGACAGGATCCCGCTCCCAGTTCCTGCCCAGAAAGCAGGATGACAAGCTGCAGCTTCAGCTGGATGCTTTCAGGTTCTCTCAGGATGGCAGGAGCTCA CTGTACATTACTTGCAGCCTGAGAGCAACAGTGGCTTCTGTGCCTGTGGATTCCCAACACAAGGCTTGTTCCTTCCCTCTTGCCGCCAACAG GTGGATGTCTGTGGATGGGAATGAccaggtgtgtggctgctgtGACACCAGCTGTGGGCTTGCAGGTGTAGCAG GTGCTCAAGGCACAGGTGTTCTGGGCCCCATTGCTATCCAACAGGGTCCTCCCACGGCTAGTCAGCCTGGACAGCTGTATATTCTGAAGGGATAG
- the LOC125710092 gene encoding elastin-like isoform X2 has product MAVHEGVLVLLLLLGCSCEAQLKSGFLVKTPQVAAVYQNGLGAPQVVAAGYQVGAGAPQVSSTGFQVGVGAPQVASTGYQVGVGAPQVASTGFQVGVGAPQVASTGFQVGVGAPQVASTGYQAGVGATKLGATGYQVGVGATKLGATGYQVGVGATKLGATGYQVGVGAPQVASTGFLVGAGATKVGATGYQVGVGAPQVGPAGFQVGVGAPQVASTGFQVGVGAPQVASTGFLVGAGATKVGATGYQVGVGAPQVASTGYQVGVGAPQVASTGFQVGVGATKVGATGYQVGVGATKVGATGYQVGAGAPQVASTGFQVGAGAPQVASTGFQVGVGAPQVGATGFQVGVGGTGYQVGVGAPQVASTGFQVGVGAPQVASTGYQVGVGAPQVASTGFQVGVGAPQVASTGYQVGVGATKLGATGYQVGAGAPQVASTGFQVGAGAPQVASTGFQAGVGAPQVASTGFQVGVGAPQVASTGFQVGVGAPQVASTGFQAGVGAPQVSSTNFQVGVGATKVGATGFQVGVGAPQVASTGFLVGAGATKVGVTGYLSKQAAPALVKSVTGMQVNPDSVRVVCGEDSVMVDVLQDLLAIGQLINASDITLGGCAPTGQDASGTVRLQSVLQACGSTLMMTADALVYSFALIYTPRGINGLPIVRTNGAVVGIECHYLRKQNVSSNALVPTWIPYYATMAAEAQLSFSLRLMDDAWQNERASNVYFLGSVLNIEASVLVGNSQPLRVFVDSCVATLVPDVTSVPSYAFVQNSGCLTDAKVTGSRSQFLPRKQDDKLQLQLDAFRFSQDGRSSLYITCSLRATVASVPVDSQHKACSFPLAANRWMSVDGNDQVCGCCDTSCGLAGVAGAQGTGVLGPIAIQQGPPTASQPGQLYILKG; this is encoded by the exons ATGGCAGTGCATGAGGGGGTATTAGTGCTGCTTCTTCTTTTAGGTTGCAGCTGTGAAGCTCAACTGAAGTCTGGGTTTCTTGTGAAGACCCCTCAAGTGGCTGCAGTTTATCAAAATGGAttaggtgctccccaggtggtggcagctggctatcaggttggcgcaggggctccccaggtgtcttcgaccggcttccaggttggcgtaggggctccccaggtggcttcgaccggctatcaggttggcgtaggggctccccaggtggcttcgaccggcttccaggttggcgtaggggctccccaggtggcttcgaccggcttccaggttggcgtaggggctccccaggtggcttcgaccggctatcaggCTGGCGTAGGGGCAACCAAGTTGGgggcgaccggctatcaggttggcgtaggggcaaCCAAGTTGGgggcgaccggctatcaggttggcgtaggggcaaCCAAGTTGGgggcgaccggctatcag gttggcgtaggggctccccaggtggcttcgaccggctTCCTGGTTGGCGCAGGGGCTACCAAGGTGGgggcgaccggctatcaggttggtgtaggggctccccaggtggggccggccggcttccaggttggcgtaggggctccccaggtggcttcgaccggcttccaggttggcgtaggggctccccaggtggcttcgaccggctTCCTGGTTGGCGCAGGGGCTACCAAGGTGGgggcgaccggctatcaggttggcgtaggggctccccag gtggcttcgaccggctatcaggttggcgtaggggctccccaggtggcttcgaccggcttccag gttggcgtaggggctaccAAGGTGGgggcgaccggctatcaggttggcgtaggggctaccAAGGTGGgggcgaccggctatcaggttggcgcaggggctccccaggtggcttcgaccggcttccaggttggcgcaggggctccccag gtggcttcgactggcttccaggttggcgtaggggctccccaggtgggggcgaccggcttccaggttggcgtgggggggaccggctatcaggttggcgtaggggctccccag gtggcttcgaccggcttccaggttggcgtaggggctccccaggtggcttcgaccggctatcaggttggcgtaggggctccccaggtggcttcgaccggcttccaggttggcgtaggggctccccaggtggcttcgaccggctatcaggttggcgtaggggcaaCCAAGTTGGgggcgaccggctatcaggttggcgcaggggctccccaggtggcttcgaccggcttccag gttggcgcaggggctccccaggtggcttcgaccggcttccaggctggcgtaggggctccccaggtggcttcgaccggcttccaggttggcgtaggggctccccaggtggcttcgaccggcttccaggttggcgtaggggctccccaggtggcttcgaccggcttccag gctggcgtaggggctccccaggtgtcttcgaccaacttccaggttggcgtaggggctaccAAGGTGGGGgcgaccggcttccaggttggcgtaggggctccccaggtggcttcgaccggctTCCTGGTTGGCGCAGGGGCTACCAAGGTGGGGGTGACCGGCTATCTGAGCAAGCAAGCTGCTCCTGCTCTGGTTAAATCTGTGACTGGAATGCAAGTGAACCCTGATAGtgtgagggttgtatgtggggaGGATTCGGTTATGGTGGATGTGCTACAGGACCTTCTAGCTATTGGCCAGCTGATCAATGCTTCAGACATCACCCTTGGTGGTTGTGCACCCACTGGGCAGGATGCTTCTGGCACAGTGAGGCTTCAGTCTGTGCTGCAGGCCTGTGGAAGTACACTGATG ATGACTGCTGATGCCCTGGTCTATAGCTTTGCATTGATCTACACCCCCAGGGGTATTAATGGCCTccccattgtgaggaccaatggTGCTGTGGTTGGCATTGAGTGTCACTATTTGAG GAAGCAGAATGTGAGCAGCAATGCCCTGGTGCCAACCTGGATCCCCTACTATGCTACAATGGCGGCTGAGGCACAACTGAGTTTCTCACTGAGGCTGATGGATG ATGCATGGCAGAATGAGAGGGCCTCCAATGTGTACTTCCTGGGAAGTGTCCTGAACATTGAAGCCTCTGTCCTCGTGGGCAACAGTCAGCCCCTGCGTGTCTTTGTGGACAGCTGTGTGGCCACCTTGGTCCCTGATGTGACCTCTGTCCCTAGCTATGCCTTTGTGCAGAACTCTGG GTGCCTGACTGATGCCAAGGTGACAGGATCCCGCTCCCAGTTCCTGCCCAGAAAGCAGGATGACAAGCTGCAGCTTCAGCTGGATGCTTTCAGGTTCTCTCAGGATGGCAGGAGCTCA CTGTACATTACTTGCAGCCTGAGAGCAACAGTGGCTTCTGTGCCTGTGGATTCCCAACACAAGGCTTGTTCCTTCCCTCTTGCCGCCAACAG GTGGATGTCTGTGGATGGGAATGAccaggtgtgtggctgctgtGACACCAGCTGTGGGCTTGCAGGTGTAGCAG GTGCTCAAGGCACAGGTGTTCTGGGCCCCATTGCTATCCAACAGGGTCCTCCCACGGCTAGTCAGCCTGGACAGCTGTATATTCTGAAGGGATAG